Proteins found in one Limnochordia bacterium genomic segment:
- the ftsZ gene encoding cell division protein FtsZ, producing MFELEMDNESYADIKVVGVGGGGNNAVNRMILAGLQGVDFIALNTDAQALLMSNANHRIRLGDKLTKGLGAGSDPEIGEKSAQESKDEIRAVLEGADMVFIAAGMGGGTGTGGCPIVAEIAKECEALTVGVVTRPFSFEGRRRAKQADEGIKKLKEQVDTLITIPNDRLLQVVEKKTSMLDAFSIADDILLQGVQGISDLITVPGLINLDFADVRTIMLSAGSALMGIGRSSGEDRAVQAARQAISSPLLEASIEGAKGILLNITGSSNLGLFEVNEAAEIIAEAADQDANIIFGAVIDDSLQDEIRVTVIATGFDAKQDIPKQKARPAEVDFSAVAGDDDLDIPAFLRRR from the coding sequence ATGTTTGAACTGGAAATGGATAATGAGAGTTATGCAGATATAAAGGTTGTGGGTGTAGGTGGCGGTGGTAATAATGCGGTCAATCGGATGATCTTGGCTGGGTTACAAGGTGTAGATTTCATTGCCTTGAACACAGATGCCCAAGCGTTACTGATGTCTAATGCAAACCACCGCATTCGCCTAGGGGACAAACTAACCAAGGGACTTGGTGCTGGATCCGATCCGGAGATCGGCGAGAAGTCAGCCCAAGAAAGTAAGGATGAGATCCGGGCGGTGCTCGAGGGTGCCGATATGGTTTTTATTGCCGCGGGCATGGGTGGCGGCACCGGGACAGGCGGGTGTCCCATTGTGGCGGAGATTGCCAAGGAATGTGAGGCCCTAACGGTGGGCGTGGTAACCCGTCCTTTCTCCTTTGAAGGACGAAGACGGGCAAAACAAGCCGATGAGGGCATCAAGAAGCTAAAAGAACAGGTGGATACCCTCATCACAATCCCCAACGACCGCCTCTTGCAGGTGGTGGAGAAGAAAACATCCATGCTAGATGCCTTTTCCATTGCCGATGACATCTTGTTACAAGGGGTTCAAGGGATCTCCGACCTGATCACAGTGCCGGGGCTGATCAATTTGGACTTTGCCGACGTGCGGACTATTATGCTTAGTGCCGGTTCCGCATTGATGGGTATTGGCCGATCAAGCGGTGAGGATCGGGCGGTGCAGGCGGCAAGACAAGCCATTTCAAGCCCATTGCTTGAGGCTTCCATCGAAGGAGCTAAGGGCATTTTGCTCAATATTACAGGTAGCTCCAACCTGGGGCTTTTTGAGGTAAACGAAGCTGCCGAGATTATTGCCGAGGCTGCGGATCAGGATGCAAATATTATCTTCGGGGCCGTAATTGACGACTCCCTTCAAGATGAGATCCGGGTAACCGTGATCGCCACAGGCTTTGATGCTAAACAGGACATACCCAAACAAAAGGCCCGTCCTGCAGAAGTAGATTTTAGTGCGGTGGCCGGGGATGATGATTTAGATATCCCTGCCTTTTTACGACGCAGATAG
- the sigE gene encoding RNA polymerase sporulation sigma factor SigE produces MQPITKLRIYLQFLLIRFLAWLGFRPGEIHYIGSSETLPAPLSPDEERDLLSRLHDEGPQVKGALIEHNLRLVVYIARKFDNTGVGIEDLVSIGTIGLIKAVNTFDPSKNIKLATYASRCIENEILMYLRRNSKTRAEISIDEPLNSDWDGNELLLSDVLGCDSNVSKSIEEEVDRKLLTLALSKLTTREQTIMELRFGLNHQKEKTQKEVADLLGISQSYISRLEKKILGKLQKEMRRME; encoded by the coding sequence ATGCAACCAATTACTAAGCTCAGAATCTATCTACAATTTCTGTTGATCCGTTTTCTAGCTTGGCTCGGATTTCGTCCCGGCGAGATCCATTACATTGGTAGCTCGGAGACTCTACCTGCTCCCCTCTCCCCCGATGAGGAGCGGGACCTTCTGAGCCGTCTGCACGATGAAGGCCCACAGGTTAAGGGGGCCCTGATTGAACACAATCTTCGCCTTGTGGTGTATATTGCCCGTAAATTCGATAACACCGGAGTAGGAATCGAAGATCTTGTCTCTATTGGGACCATCGGACTAATTAAAGCAGTTAATACCTTTGACCCCTCAAAGAATATTAAGCTTGCGACCTATGCTTCCCGGTGTATCGAAAACGAGATCCTGATGTACCTGCGGCGTAACAGCAAGACCCGAGCGGAAATATCTATTGATGAACCCCTAAACTCCGACTGGGACGGTAATGAACTTCTGCTTTCCGATGTCTTAGGTTGTGATAGCAATGTGAGCAAATCTATTGAGGAGGAAGTAGACCGAAAACTCCTGACCTTGGCCTTAAGCAAGCTTACCACCCGGGAGCAAACCATTATGGAGCTTAGGTTTGGGCTAAACCACCAGAAAGAAAAAACCCAAAAGGAAGTAGCAGACCTTTTGGGCATTTCCCAATCATATATCTCCCGTCTAGAAAAGAAGATCCTCGGCAAGCTGCAAAAAGAGATGCGACGGATGGAGTAG
- a CDS encoding sigma-E processing peptidase SpoIIGA, producing MNSYIRVIYIDQLILWAIVNFLFDYLLLWATKEIARAKASRLRISLAAAFGTTYFILFRLSYYQAIPHYGFFGSLLTIFLVSLVMVCLCFLPQNRARTFRILAYFYLVFLISGGAGTLTALFLFGTPQDPNMVWGMLASVFSILLVAELGWGVIQDQLYQRVYKTKIQVQFGPATASCTALLDTGNNLRDPFSKVPVVVMELDVLEGILPREAVEFVRRTGKGDLAGIERLHSNKEWSTRFRCIPFSSLGKESGLLVGFRPDALWVDAGKTTIPIDSVVVALTCQRLAQDQSYQALIHPDVLKMTLEKPAQTLGPREGGKAVNATNY from the coding sequence ATGAATAGCTACATCCGAGTGATCTACATTGATCAGTTAATCTTGTGGGCAATTGTCAATTTCCTATTCGATTACCTGTTACTCTGGGCGACTAAGGAAATTGCCCGGGCCAAGGCAAGTCGATTACGCATCAGTTTAGCTGCCGCCTTTGGTACTACATATTTTATCCTCTTTCGCCTAAGTTATTACCAAGCAATCCCCCACTATGGCTTTTTCGGTTCCCTTTTGACAATTTTCTTGGTCTCCCTTGTGATGGTCTGCCTTTGCTTCTTGCCACAGAACCGGGCCCGAACCTTTCGCATTCTAGCTTACTTTTATCTGGTGTTTCTGATCAGTGGAGGAGCCGGCACCCTTACGGCTTTGTTCCTATTTGGCACACCCCAAGACCCCAATATGGTCTGGGGGATGCTCGCCTCGGTTTTCTCTATTCTACTGGTGGCGGAACTAGGGTGGGGGGTCATCCAGGATCAGCTGTACCAACGGGTCTATAAAACTAAAATCCAGGTCCAATTCGGTCCTGCCACAGCCAGCTGCACTGCCCTGCTCGATACTGGGAATAACCTACGGGATCCCTTTAGTAAGGTACCAGTGGTGGTCATGGAGCTTGACGTATTGGAGGGAATCCTGCCTAGGGAAGCTGTGGAGTTTGTCCGGCGGACAGGAAAAGGTGATCTGGCAGGTATTGAGCGCCTGCACAGTAATAAGGAGTGGTCCACCCGGTTTCGCTGTATCCCCTTCTCTTCCCTAGGGAAGGAGAGTGGACTGCTAGTGGGGTTTCGTCCCGATGCCCTCTGGGTAGATGCGGGCAAAACAACCATACCCATAGATAGCGTAGTCGTGGCACTAACGTGCCAGCGTCTTGCCCAGGATCAAAGCTACCAGGCGTTAATCCACCCGGACGTACTCAAGATGACTTTGGAAAAACCCGCCCAGACCTTAGGACCCCGGGAAGGAGGCAAAGCGGTCAATGCAACCAATTACTAA
- the sigG gene encoding RNA polymerase sporulation sigma factor SigG, with translation MKMHNKVEICGVNTSELPVLKNEKMQELLRQVKEGDNDARQELIRCNLRLVLSVIQRFSNRGEHLDDLFQVGCIGLMKAIDNFDLSQNVRFSTYAVPMIIGEIRRYLRDNNPIRVSRSLRDIAYKALQVRDRLANKTGGEPTLSQIAEELGVPREEVVFALDAIQDPISLFEPIYHDGGDPIFVMDQISDEKDEDSNWVEGISIKECLSRLSEREKKILTMRFYGGKTQMEVADEIGISQAQVSRLEKAALKNLRRQLSV, from the coding sequence ATGAAAATGCACAATAAAGTTGAAATCTGCGGGGTTAATACCTCGGAACTGCCGGTTCTGAAGAATGAAAAGATGCAGGAGCTGCTCAGACAAGTCAAGGAAGGGGACAACGATGCAAGACAGGAGCTCATCCGATGTAACCTCCGTCTAGTTCTCAGTGTGATCCAGCGATTCAGTAACCGGGGTGAGCATCTAGATGATCTGTTTCAAGTAGGCTGTATTGGACTAATGAAAGCAATAGACAACTTTGATTTGAGTCAGAATGTGAGATTCTCTACATATGCTGTACCCATGATTATTGGGGAGATTCGTCGCTATCTGCGAGATAATAATCCGATCAGGGTCTCTCGGTCCCTGCGGGATATTGCCTATAAAGCACTGCAAGTACGGGACCGATTAGCCAACAAGACCGGTGGGGAACCGACCCTCAGTCAGATCGCAGAGGAGTTAGGTGTACCTAGGGAGGAAGTGGTGTTTGCGCTGGATGCCATACAGGATCCCATCTCGCTGTTTGAACCCATCTATCATGATGGGGGCGATCCCATCTTTGTGATGGACCAGATCAGTGATGAGAAAGATGAAGATAGCAATTGGGTGGAAGGTATATCGATTAAGGAATGCCTATCAAGGCTTTCGGAACGGGAGAAGAAGATATTGACCATGCGGTTTTACGGTGGCAAAACCCAAATGGAAGTGGCCGATGAGATCGGCATTTCCCAGGCTCAGGTATCACGTTTGGAAAAGGCCGCCCTCAAAAACCTGCGTCGGCAGTTGAGTGTATAG